The Brachyhypopomus gauderio isolate BG-103 chromosome 7, BGAUD_0.2, whole genome shotgun sequence genome has a window encoding:
- the stk36 gene encoding serine/threonine-protein kinase 36 isoform X6: MEQYHVLEMIGEGSFGRVYKGRRKFSGQVVALKFIPKVGRSEKELRSLKREIDIMRGLKHPNIVLLLDSFETEREVVVVTEYAEGELFQILEDDGCLPESQVREIACQLVSALYYLHSHRILHRDMKPQNILLGKGGVVKLCDFGFARAMSVSTLVLTSIKGTPLYMSPELVEEKPYDHTADLWSLGCILYELHTGAPPFYTNSIFQLVQLIVKESVKWPENMSQGCMSFLKGLLTKDPQKRLTWPALLQHPYVADGVIMLSDDGSSSPLTVTPSPDVKALKDLQAAEKTAPRSGESKLLRRAKEHRDKGQSRQAHSENGKAVCSNQPHSRTAPAGEAPTGGRSLGSTFTVCQNSAHPPANQHQASDIGVARLLSAPCKGPISTDYEKEFPSVEVGPRLVLRRSRATHTSLASVKMDSDERDTDSDEEWQRLARLADWANHTSAPLDPPIHQKLKKKLLRCNDQVLSGTLEDPSAILHPMMVLTNVILTSDPTDSRRVVEEVGLPHILVTLLEEMLRSPELMKRPWGEKVLGETMVTLLTFWECKPDWEMKEKSVEDLCQLFMSVLLRPDPNPLAPLAAAALNLLARRGARVCVSAHTLTALLESLLSGWDEVYHPFPAGRGICDGVLALLVILLSESERGALPGFLNSELWCHLWTKVGNMLENSSSKTDFLSVTGLCALLSLALLAFCDEPYDCVTLFFTSGNDLGRTLSRLLTADSSPVELERGLWGCGGASSLSAMSCRLFCFPLALPLPPEKMADVLSSYRSLNVVTGLVEVLRSQPPPLLELPLWLLWRLCLSSPQWAVSSFVAAARACRFLPPSAGARQTLNLLNRAGSTAEQCRGVLCEGQAAPASGVGDRAIRSTAALPRSGGRARAGGGAVRAQAPVCQAGRWREQGDRWKVRADLQMLTPEHLQNSTELYSMSNELLDSLELHEDFIDLKYLTAQNKSSTSWLVDSLEQPGNGENGDGGDRGSPGIAVVKGQSPEPNGRTASSLLSDLLQSESLCGCATQLLTLLVQIVPDSSDPPVDPAVLSLALGHRDDGVRAAACQLLAHLGPGLSHGPTGVDAGPGLLRELLSHMSDPAPSVRRSACRAAVKWLGQIEHGDLGSEVSDSSRRAREEGAGGRRESASGPLKGKAELEAVERGAKRDSGSTARPADARAEGWLEVVLGAAPTAVSLLSDSDAVVRWHGCVVLGTVAVIGGCGPVLIDAGAPRQLQRIARGDSHHAVRRRAEAALRSLRQQDVEQQAKYPRPQCNVQCQLNATHCCTAAVYGQCGPITITATPGPLSQTNCVQTRF, translated from the exons ATGGAGCAGTATCACGTTTTGGAGATGATAGGTGAAGGATCTTTCGGGCGAGTATACAAAGGTCGCAGGAAGTTTAGTGGACAG GTTGTAGCTCTAAAGTTCATCCCCAAAGTTGGCCGCTCAGAGAAAGAGCTGCGTAGTTTGAAGAGAGAGATTGATATAATGCGAGGACTGAAACATCCCAATATAGTTCTGCTGTTGGACAGctttgagacagagagagag GTGGTGGTTGTGACAGAGTACGCTGAGGGTGAGCTGTTTCAGATCCTGGAGGATGATGGGTGCTTACCTGAGAGCCAG GTGCGGGAGATAGCCTGCCAGCTGGTGTCTGCCCTGTATTACCTGCACTCTCATCGTATATTACACCGTGACATGAAGCCACAGAACATCCTTCTGGGCAAAGGGGGTGTGGTGAAGCTTTGTGACTTTGG CTTTGCTCGGGCCATGAGTGTGTCCACCCTGGTGCTCACCTCCATCAAGGGGACCCCTCTGTACATGTCCCcggagctggtggaggagaaaCCCTATGACCACACAGCTGACCTCTGGTCTCTGGGCTGCATCCTCTATGAGCTCCACACGGGGGCGCCACCGTTCTACACCAACTCCATCTTCCAGCTTGTGCAGCTTATTGTGAAGGAGTCTGTTAAATGGCCTGAGAATATGAGCCAGGGCTGCATG AGTTTTCTGAAGGGACTGTTAACTAAAGACCCTCAGAAGAGACTGACCTGGCCTGCATTACTTCAGCATCCGTATGTAGCAGATGGAGTCATAA TGTTGTCAGACGATGGCTCCAGCAGCCCCCTGACCGTGACGCCCAGTCCAGACGTGAAGGCCCTTAAGGACCTGCAAGCCGCGGAAAAAACAGCGCCCCGCAGTGGAGAGAGCAAGTTACTCCGCAGAGCCAAAGAGCACCGAGACAAGGGCCAGAGCAGACAG GCCCACTCAGAGAACGGGAAGGCAGTTTGTAGCAACCAACCGCACTCCAGAACTGCCCCGGCTGGAGAGGCCCCCACCGGTGGCCGTTCATTGGGCAGCACCTTTACAGTGTGTCAAAATTCAGCTCATCCACCAGCCAATCAGCATCAAGCAAGTGACATTGGTGTTGCCAG GCTGCTCTCGGCTCCCTGTAAGGGCCCTATCAGCACAGACTACGAGAAGGAGTTCCCGTCAGTGGAAGTGGGACCCAGACTGGTTCTGAGACGCTCTCGAGCCACTCACACCAGCCTAGCTTCTGTTAAGATGGACAGTGAC GAGCGAGACACTGACAGCGATGAAGAATGGCAGAGATTGGCCCGATTGGCAGACTGGGCCAATCACACATCAGCCCCTTTGGACCCTCCCATCCATCAGAAACTGAAGAAGAAGCTCCTTAGATGCAATGATCAG GTCCTGAGTGGGACTTTGGAAGATCCCTCTGCCATCCTTCATCCCATGATGGTCCTCACAAACGTGatcctgacctctgaccctacTGACTCCAGAAGAGTTGTTGAAGAGGTGGGCCTCCCTCATATCCTGGTCACTCTGCTGGAGGAGATGCTTAGAAGTCCAGAGTTAATGAAG AGGCCGTGGGGTGAGAAGGTTCTGGGAGAGACGATGGTGACACTGCTGACATTCTGGGAGTGTAAGCCTGACTGGGAAATGAAGGAGAAGAG CGTCGAGGATCTGTGCCAGCTGTTTATGTCGGTGCTTCTCCGTCCTGACCCGAACCCTCTGGCT CCATTAGCGGCAGCCGCCCTGAACCTGCTCGCCCGCCGtggtgcgcgcgtgtgtgtcagcgcacacacactgactgctCTCCTGGAGTCCCTGCTCTCGGGTTGGGATGAG GTTTACCACCCCTTTCCTGCTGGCAGGGGCATATGCGATGGTGTCCTGGCCTTACTTGTTATACTTCTCTCTGAG AGTGAAAGAGGCGCCCTCCCTGGTTTTCTGAACTCCGAGCTCTGGTGCCACCTCTGGACTAAAGTTGGCAACATGCTCGAAAATTCTTCATCCAAAACTGACTTTCTCTCTGTTACTG GTCTCTGTGCGCTCTTGTCTCTCGCTCTGCTGGCCTTCTGTGACGAGCCTTACGACTGCGTGACCCTTTTCTTCACCAGCGGCAACGACCTCGGCCGCACCCTCAGCCGCCTCCTGACTGCCGACAG CAGCCCGGTGGAGCTGGAGAGAGGCCTGTGGGGCTGTGGGGGCGCCAGCAGCCTGTCAGCCATGAGCTGCCGCTTGTTTTGCTTCCCTCTCGCCTTGCCGCTTCCCCCAGAGAAGATGGCCGACGTTCTCTCCTCGTATCGAAGCCTAAATGTGGTGACGGGCTTAGTTGAG GTGTTGCGGAGTCAGCCCCCACCTCTGCTGGAGCTTCCTCTATGGCTGCTGTGGAGACTGTGCCTCTCGTCTCCTCAGTGGGCCGTTTCCAGCTTTGTCGCCGCAGCCCGCGCCTGCCGCTTCCTCCCCCCGAGCGCGGGGGCCCGCCAGACACTAAATCTCCTTAACCGGGCCGGGAGCACGGCCGAGCAGTGCCGCGGCGTCCTGTGCGAGGGCCAGGCGGCCCCGGCCAGTGGCGTGGGGGACCGGGCGATCAGGAGCACGGCCGCGCTGCCAAGGAGTGGCGGTAGAGCCAGGGCCGGGGGGGGAGCCGTCAGAGCTCAGGCACCCGTGTGCCAGGCTGGGAGGTGGAGGGAACAAGGAGATCGATGGAAGGTCAGGGCAGATCTGCAAATGCTCACACCGGAGCATCTTCAAAACAGCACAGAGTTGTACAGCATGAGCAATGAGCTTTTAGACAGTTTAGAACTTCATGAAGACTTTATAGACCTTAAATATCTCACGGCCCAAAACAAGAGCAGCACGAGCTGGCTTGTAGACAGCTTAGAACAACCTGGGAATGGAGAGAACGGTGATGGAGGAGATAGGGGATCGCCTGGCATCGCGGTGGTCAAAGGTCAGTCCCCAGAACCAAACGGTAGGACGGCGAGCTCTCTCCTGTCAGATCTCCTACAAAGTGAGTCGCTGTGTGGTTGTGCGACACAGCTTCTCACGCTGCTTGTCCAGATCGTCCCAGACAGCTCGGATCCACCTGTGGATCCGGCTGTGCTGAGCCTCGCCCTGGGCCACCGCGATGACGGTGTCCGGGCTGCAGCCTGCCAGCTCCTCGCTCACCTCGGACCGGGCCTGAGCCACGGCCCCACAGGAGTGGACGCGGGGCCAGGCCTGCTCCGGGAGCTGCTGAGCCACATGTCTGACCCGGCCCCGTCCGTGCGAAGGAGTGCGTGTAGGGCTGCGGTGAAGTGGCTGGGCCAGATCGAACACGGTGACCTCGGGTCCGAGGTGTCTGACAGCAGCCGGCGTGCGAGGGAAGAGGGCGcggggggcaggagagagagcgcCAGTGGGCCGCTAAAAGGAAAAGCTGAGCTGGAGGCTGTGGAACGAGGGGCAAAGCGAGACTCGGGCAGCACCGCACGGCCCGCGGACGCTCGAGCGGAGGGGTGGCTCGAGGTCGTCTTGGGTGCGGCTCCGACGGCGGTCTCTCTCCTTTCGGACTCCGACGCCGTCGTCCGTTGGCACGGCTGTGTCGTCCTGGGCACCGTGGCCGTCATCGGCGGATGCGGCCCAGTGCTGATCGACGCTGGCGCTCCACGTCAGCTCCAGCGCATCGCCCGCGGCGACTCCCATCATGCCGTGCGGCGGCGAGCCGAGGCCGCCCTGCGCTCGCTTAGACAACAGGACGTGGAGCAGCAG GCCAAATATCCAAGGCCACAATGTAATGTGCAGTGCCAATTAAATGCAACTCACTGTTGTACTGCCGCAGTTTATGGCCAGTGTGGCCCCATAACAATTACAGCTACCCCTGGACCCCTTAGCCAAACGAACTGTGTGCAGACTCGCTTTTGA
- the stk36 gene encoding serine/threonine-protein kinase 36 isoform X5, translating into MVNRTCVVVVTPTMEQYHVLEMIGEGSFGRVYKGRRKFSGQVVALKFIPKVGRSEKELRSLKREIDIMRGLKHPNIVLLLDSFETEREVVVVTEYAEGELFQILEDDGCLPESQVREIACQLVSALYYLHSHRILHRDMKPQNILLGKGGVVKLCDFGFARAMSVSTLVLTSIKGTPLYMSPELVEEKPYDHTADLWSLGCILYELHTGAPPFYTNSIFQLVQLIVKESVKWPENMSQGCMSFLKGLLTKDPQKRLTWPALLQHPYVADGVIMLSDDGSSSPLTVTPSPDVKALKDLQAAEKTAPRSGESKLLRRAKEHRDKGQSRQAHSENGKAVCSNQPHSRTAPAGEAPTGGRSLGSTFTVCQNSAHPPANQHQASDIGVARLLSAPCKGPISTDYEKEFPSVEVGPRLVLRRSRATHTSLASVKMDSDERDTDSDEEWQRLARLADWANHTSAPLDPPIHQKLKKKLLRCNDQVLSGTLEDPSAILHPMMVLTNVILTSDPTDSRRVVEEVGLPHILVTLLEEMLRSPELMKRPWGEKVLGETMVTLLTFWECKPDWEMKEKSVEDLCQLFMSVLLRPDPNPLAPLAAAALNLLARRGARVCVSAHTLTALLESLLSGWDEVYHPFPAGRGICDGVLALLVILLSESERGALPGFLNSELWCHLWTKVGNMLENSSSKTDFLSVTGLCALLSLALLAFCDEPYDCVTLFFTSGNDLGRTLSRLLTADSSPVELERGLWGCGGASSLSAMSCRLFCFPLALPLPPEKMADVLSSYRSLNVVTGLVEVLRSQPPPLLELPLWLLWRLCLSSPQWAVSSFVAAARACRFLPPSAGARQTLNLLNRAGSTAEQCRGVLCEGQAAPASGVGDRAIRSTAALPRSGGRARAGGGAVRAQAPVCQAGRWREQGDRWKVRADLQMLTPEHLQNSTELYSMSNELLDSLELHEDFIDLKYLTAQNKSSTSWLVDSLEQPGNGENGDGGDRGSPGIAVVKGQSPEPNGRTASSLLSDLLQSESLCGCATQLLTLLVQIVPDSSDPPVDPAVLSLALGHRDDGVRAAACQLLAHLGPGLSHGPTGVDAGPGLLRELLSHMSDPAPSVRRSACRAAVKWLGQIEHGDLGSEVSDSSRRAREEGAGGRRESASGPLKGKAELEAVERGAKRDSGSTARPADARAEGWLEVVLGAAPTAVSLLSDSDAVVRWHGCVVLGTVAVIGGCGPVLIDAGAPRQLQRIARGDSHHAVRRRAEAALRSLRQQDVEQQAKYPRPQCNVQCQLNATHCCTAAVYGQCGPITITATPGPLSQTNCVQTRF; encoded by the exons ATGG TTAACCGGACTTGCGTTGTTGTCGTCACACCAACGATGGAGCAGTATCACGTTTTGGAGATGATAGGTGAAGGATCTTTCGGGCGAGTATACAAAGGTCGCAGGAAGTTTAGTGGACAG GTTGTAGCTCTAAAGTTCATCCCCAAAGTTGGCCGCTCAGAGAAAGAGCTGCGTAGTTTGAAGAGAGAGATTGATATAATGCGAGGACTGAAACATCCCAATATAGTTCTGCTGTTGGACAGctttgagacagagagagag GTGGTGGTTGTGACAGAGTACGCTGAGGGTGAGCTGTTTCAGATCCTGGAGGATGATGGGTGCTTACCTGAGAGCCAG GTGCGGGAGATAGCCTGCCAGCTGGTGTCTGCCCTGTATTACCTGCACTCTCATCGTATATTACACCGTGACATGAAGCCACAGAACATCCTTCTGGGCAAAGGGGGTGTGGTGAAGCTTTGTGACTTTGG CTTTGCTCGGGCCATGAGTGTGTCCACCCTGGTGCTCACCTCCATCAAGGGGACCCCTCTGTACATGTCCCcggagctggtggaggagaaaCCCTATGACCACACAGCTGACCTCTGGTCTCTGGGCTGCATCCTCTATGAGCTCCACACGGGGGCGCCACCGTTCTACACCAACTCCATCTTCCAGCTTGTGCAGCTTATTGTGAAGGAGTCTGTTAAATGGCCTGAGAATATGAGCCAGGGCTGCATG AGTTTTCTGAAGGGACTGTTAACTAAAGACCCTCAGAAGAGACTGACCTGGCCTGCATTACTTCAGCATCCGTATGTAGCAGATGGAGTCATAA TGTTGTCAGACGATGGCTCCAGCAGCCCCCTGACCGTGACGCCCAGTCCAGACGTGAAGGCCCTTAAGGACCTGCAAGCCGCGGAAAAAACAGCGCCCCGCAGTGGAGAGAGCAAGTTACTCCGCAGAGCCAAAGAGCACCGAGACAAGGGCCAGAGCAGACAG GCCCACTCAGAGAACGGGAAGGCAGTTTGTAGCAACCAACCGCACTCCAGAACTGCCCCGGCTGGAGAGGCCCCCACCGGTGGCCGTTCATTGGGCAGCACCTTTACAGTGTGTCAAAATTCAGCTCATCCACCAGCCAATCAGCATCAAGCAAGTGACATTGGTGTTGCCAG GCTGCTCTCGGCTCCCTGTAAGGGCCCTATCAGCACAGACTACGAGAAGGAGTTCCCGTCAGTGGAAGTGGGACCCAGACTGGTTCTGAGACGCTCTCGAGCCACTCACACCAGCCTAGCTTCTGTTAAGATGGACAGTGAC GAGCGAGACACTGACAGCGATGAAGAATGGCAGAGATTGGCCCGATTGGCAGACTGGGCCAATCACACATCAGCCCCTTTGGACCCTCCCATCCATCAGAAACTGAAGAAGAAGCTCCTTAGATGCAATGATCAG GTCCTGAGTGGGACTTTGGAAGATCCCTCTGCCATCCTTCATCCCATGATGGTCCTCACAAACGTGatcctgacctctgaccctacTGACTCCAGAAGAGTTGTTGAAGAGGTGGGCCTCCCTCATATCCTGGTCACTCTGCTGGAGGAGATGCTTAGAAGTCCAGAGTTAATGAAG AGGCCGTGGGGTGAGAAGGTTCTGGGAGAGACGATGGTGACACTGCTGACATTCTGGGAGTGTAAGCCTGACTGGGAAATGAAGGAGAAGAG CGTCGAGGATCTGTGCCAGCTGTTTATGTCGGTGCTTCTCCGTCCTGACCCGAACCCTCTGGCT CCATTAGCGGCAGCCGCCCTGAACCTGCTCGCCCGCCGtggtgcgcgcgtgtgtgtcagcgcacacacactgactgctCTCCTGGAGTCCCTGCTCTCGGGTTGGGATGAG GTTTACCACCCCTTTCCTGCTGGCAGGGGCATATGCGATGGTGTCCTGGCCTTACTTGTTATACTTCTCTCTGAG AGTGAAAGAGGCGCCCTCCCTGGTTTTCTGAACTCCGAGCTCTGGTGCCACCTCTGGACTAAAGTTGGCAACATGCTCGAAAATTCTTCATCCAAAACTGACTTTCTCTCTGTTACTG GTCTCTGTGCGCTCTTGTCTCTCGCTCTGCTGGCCTTCTGTGACGAGCCTTACGACTGCGTGACCCTTTTCTTCACCAGCGGCAACGACCTCGGCCGCACCCTCAGCCGCCTCCTGACTGCCGACAG CAGCCCGGTGGAGCTGGAGAGAGGCCTGTGGGGCTGTGGGGGCGCCAGCAGCCTGTCAGCCATGAGCTGCCGCTTGTTTTGCTTCCCTCTCGCCTTGCCGCTTCCCCCAGAGAAGATGGCCGACGTTCTCTCCTCGTATCGAAGCCTAAATGTGGTGACGGGCTTAGTTGAG GTGTTGCGGAGTCAGCCCCCACCTCTGCTGGAGCTTCCTCTATGGCTGCTGTGGAGACTGTGCCTCTCGTCTCCTCAGTGGGCCGTTTCCAGCTTTGTCGCCGCAGCCCGCGCCTGCCGCTTCCTCCCCCCGAGCGCGGGGGCCCGCCAGACACTAAATCTCCTTAACCGGGCCGGGAGCACGGCCGAGCAGTGCCGCGGCGTCCTGTGCGAGGGCCAGGCGGCCCCGGCCAGTGGCGTGGGGGACCGGGCGATCAGGAGCACGGCCGCGCTGCCAAGGAGTGGCGGTAGAGCCAGGGCCGGGGGGGGAGCCGTCAGAGCTCAGGCACCCGTGTGCCAGGCTGGGAGGTGGAGGGAACAAGGAGATCGATGGAAGGTCAGGGCAGATCTGCAAATGCTCACACCGGAGCATCTTCAAAACAGCACAGAGTTGTACAGCATGAGCAATGAGCTTTTAGACAGTTTAGAACTTCATGAAGACTTTATAGACCTTAAATATCTCACGGCCCAAAACAAGAGCAGCACGAGCTGGCTTGTAGACAGCTTAGAACAACCTGGGAATGGAGAGAACGGTGATGGAGGAGATAGGGGATCGCCTGGCATCGCGGTGGTCAAAGGTCAGTCCCCAGAACCAAACGGTAGGACGGCGAGCTCTCTCCTGTCAGATCTCCTACAAAGTGAGTCGCTGTGTGGTTGTGCGACACAGCTTCTCACGCTGCTTGTCCAGATCGTCCCAGACAGCTCGGATCCACCTGTGGATCCGGCTGTGCTGAGCCTCGCCCTGGGCCACCGCGATGACGGTGTCCGGGCTGCAGCCTGCCAGCTCCTCGCTCACCTCGGACCGGGCCTGAGCCACGGCCCCACAGGAGTGGACGCGGGGCCAGGCCTGCTCCGGGAGCTGCTGAGCCACATGTCTGACCCGGCCCCGTCCGTGCGAAGGAGTGCGTGTAGGGCTGCGGTGAAGTGGCTGGGCCAGATCGAACACGGTGACCTCGGGTCCGAGGTGTCTGACAGCAGCCGGCGTGCGAGGGAAGAGGGCGcggggggcaggagagagagcgcCAGTGGGCCGCTAAAAGGAAAAGCTGAGCTGGAGGCTGTGGAACGAGGGGCAAAGCGAGACTCGGGCAGCACCGCACGGCCCGCGGACGCTCGAGCGGAGGGGTGGCTCGAGGTCGTCTTGGGTGCGGCTCCGACGGCGGTCTCTCTCCTTTCGGACTCCGACGCCGTCGTCCGTTGGCACGGCTGTGTCGTCCTGGGCACCGTGGCCGTCATCGGCGGATGCGGCCCAGTGCTGATCGACGCTGGCGCTCCACGTCAGCTCCAGCGCATCGCCCGCGGCGACTCCCATCATGCCGTGCGGCGGCGAGCCGAGGCCGCCCTGCGCTCGCTTAGACAACAGGACGTGGAGCAGCAG GCCAAATATCCAAGGCCACAATGTAATGTGCAGTGCCAATTAAATGCAACTCACTGTTGTACTGCCGCAGTTTATGGCCAGTGTGGCCCCATAACAATTACAGCTACCCCTGGACCCCTTAGCCAAACGAACTGTGTGCAGACTCGCTTTTGA